In the genome of Streptomyces violaceoruber, the window CAAGTCAAGGTCTGTCTTTTCCGGGGAACCTCTAGTCAAATGTCGTCACTTGACTACACGCGTTGAGCACGTGTGCGCGGACTATGCACTGTCCTTGGTCCCCCATCCGCGCGCGTGGACGCGGGGGAGGAACTCAAGTGACCAGAAGATCCTGGACGTTCAGAACGGCGGCGACCACCGTCGCATTCGCCGCGGCGGCCGCCACGTTCTCGGCGGCCGGTGTGGCGCAGGCGGACTCGCCGTCCCGGCCGGAGGCCGTGGACCGCCACGACCCCAGCCCGGACAAGACCACGCGCTCCCACGACCTCAAGGGCCCCCTGAGCGACACTCAGGCCGCCCAGCGTGAGGAAGCCCTCAAGCAGGTCATATCCGGCAACGCGTCGGTGAAGAAGAAGGACGGCTCCAACGTCGTCCAGCTGAAGAGCAAGAAGGGCGACGCCAAGTACGTCGAACTGGGCCGGGAGAAGACCGACAAGATCTTCACCATCCTGGTCGAGTTCGGCGACAAGGTCGACAGCCGCTACGGCGGCGACGCCGGCCCGCTGCACAACGAGATAGCCAAGCCGAACCGGCGGACGGACAACTCCACGGCCTGGCAGGAGGACTACGACCAGGAGCACTTCCAGGACCTGTACTTCGGTTCCGGCAAGGGCGTCAACTCGGTCAAGACCTACTACGAGAAGCAGTCCTCCGGCCGCTACTCGGTCGACGGCGAGGTCTCCGACTGGGTCAAGGTCCCCTACAACGAGGCCCGCTACGGGTCCAACAAGTGCGACCCCGACAACTGCGCCTGGTACGCGGTGCAGGACGGCGTCACCGCCTGGATCGCCGACCAGAAGGCGGCCGGCCGCACCGACGCCCAGATCAAGTCCCAGCTGACCCAGTACGACCAGTGGGACCGCTACGACTTCGACGGCGACGGCGACTTCAACGAGCCCGACGGCTACATCGACCACTTCCAGATCGTGCACGCCGGCGAGGACGAGTCCGCGGGCGGCGGCGCGCAGGGCGAGGACGCCATCTGGGCCCACCGCTGGTACGCCTTCGGCACCGACGCCGGCGCCACCGGTCCCGCCGACAACAAGCTCGGCGGCACCCAGATCGGCGACACCGGCATCTGGGTCGGCGACTACACCATCCAGCCGGAGAACGGCGGACTCGGCGTCTACGCGCACGAGTACGGCCACGACCTCGGCCTGCCGGACCACTACGACACCGCCGGCGGCGACAACTCCACCGGCTTCTGGACGCTGATGTCGTCCGGCTCGTGGCTGGGCACCGGCCGCAACGAGATCGGCGACCTGCCCGGCGACATGAACGCCTGGGACAAGCTCCAACTGGGCTGGCTGAACTACGACACCGCCAAGGCGGGCGTCAACTCCTGGCACAAGCTGGGCCTGGCCGAGTACAACACCAAGCACAAGCAGGGCCTGGTCGTCGAGCTGCCGAAGGAGAAGGTCACCACCGAGATCGTGACCCCCGCCGAGGGCGAGACCCAGTGGTGGAGCGGCAGCGGCAACGACCTCAAGAACACCCTGAGCCGCAGCGTCGACCTCACCGGCAAGTCGGCCGCCTCCCTCACCCTGGACGGCTGGTACGACATCGAGGCCGACTACGACTTCCTCTACACCGAGGTCTCCACCGACGGCGGCGCCAACTGGACCGCGATCGACGGCACCTTCGACGGGAAGCCGATCCAGCGCGACGGCAGTGACAAGCCCGCCCTGAGCGCCACCGTGGACGCCTACGGCAAGCTGGTCTACCCGCTGGACGCCTACGCCGGCAAGAAGATCGACCTGCGCTTCCGCTACCAGACCGACGGCGGCCTGGCCATGAAGGGCTTCACCGCCGACGAGATCGCGGTGACGGCCGACGGCGAGACGCTCTTCTCGGACAACGCGGAGACCGCGGACGACGCCTGGACGGCGGTCGGCTTCACCCGCAAGGGCGCCTCCTTCACCAAGGAGTACGCGCAGTACTACATCGCCGAGAACCGGCAGTACGTGTCGTACGACAAGACGCTGAAGACCGGCCCGTACAACTTCGGCTTCTCGGAGCGCCCGAACTGGGTCGAGCACTACGCGTACCAGAACGGCCTGCTGATCTGGAAGTGGGACACCTCCCAGGCGGACAACAACACCAGCCAGCACCCGGGCAAGGGCCTGGTCCTGCCGATCGACTCGCACCCGACCGCGCTGAAGTGGAAGGACGGCACGGTCATGCGCAACCGCATGCAGGCGTACGACTCGCCGTTCAGCCTCTACCGCACGGACGGCATGACGCTGCACAAGGCGGACGTCGCGAAGTACGTCCCGGGCTCCAAGGGCGTCTCGGTCTTCAACGACCGCAAGAACGACTACTACGACCCGGCGAACCCGACCGGCGGTGTCAAGATCACTGACACCAACACGAAGATCAAGATCCTGAAGGAGGCCAAGAACGGCTCGACGATCGAGCTCGAGGTTGGCCCCGCGGGCAGGTAAATAGCATCTGCCCAGGTCAGAGCATGATCGGCGGTGACCCCCTGGCGGGTCGCCGCCGATCCGTGTTTAGGTGCGTCCTGTGGTTCTCTTATTGACACCGGGCCCGGCGCCCGGACCGACCCAGGCTGACTCGGGGGTATGACCGCATGGCCGCAGGAGGCTTCTGCAAGCTGCCGAACGGCACGGTGGTGGTGGCACTGAACCTGCCCAGCCCCGCCCCGGCGAGCGCCGGCAGCGTGCGTTTTCTCGTCCACGCCCAGAACCGGGCGCGCGCCCTGACCAGGCTGCGCAACCTGGGGCTACGCAGCGTCTACCTGCGGGGCAACGCGGCCCCGCCCACCCCGGACGAGATCACCGCGGTCCTGCACCATCCGGACGGCCTGATATGGCGCACGGCACCGGTGGCGGGCGCCGTGGGCGGCCCGGACCTGGTCCAGGAGCTGTGGCACCCGATCCGCGCCCTGCTCAGACGCCCGACCGCGCAGACCTAGGCGGAGAGCCGGCTACTGCACGACCGGCTTGCCGGACAGCTCCACGCCCGCCTCCCGCAGCTCCTCCAGCGCCCGCTCGGTGGTCTCCGCGGCCACCCCGGCGGTCAGGTCGAGCAGCACCTGCGTGCGGAAGCCCTCGCGGGCGGCGTCCAGGGCGGTGGCCCGCACGCAGTGGTCGGTGGCGATGCCCACGACGTCGACCTCGTCGATCTCGCGCGAGCGCAGCCACTCGGCGAGGCCGGTGCCGTTCTCGTCGGCGCCCTCGAAGCCGCTGTAGGCGGCCGCGTACGCGCCCTTGTCGAAGACGGCGTCTATCGCGCCGGAGGCGACGGCGGGGGCGAAGTTCGGGTGGAAGCCGACCCCCTCGGTGCCGGCCACGCAGTGCGCCGGCCAGGAGTGGACGTAGTCCGGGTTGTCGGCGAAGTGGCCGCCCGGCGCCACGTGGTGGTCGCGGGTGGCCACGACGTGGCGGTAGCCGGCGGGCGCCTGCCCGATCAGCTCGGTGATGGCGGCGGCCACGTCGGCACCGCCGGACACCGCGAGGCTGCCTCCCTCGCAGAAGTCGTTCTGCACGTCAACGACGATCAAGGCGCGGCGCATGGTCGGTGTCCTTCGGCTGGGTCGGCTGTGGGTCGGGAGGGTCGGCGGGAGCGGGAGTGGCGGGACGGACGGGGCTGATTCGGCCCTTGTGGGACCGCACCAGCTTTAGCTACCCGACCCCCCGTGCGCGTACTCCGTCGGAATGACGGGTTCCCCTCGGGAGAGCTGGGTGGCGGACAGCGGGAGGTTGGCGCGGGCGGCCGCGTGCCGGTCCCGGGCGGCGTCCAGCGGCTCGCGGGCGACGACCTCGCCGCCCTTGACCAGCTCGACCAGGAGCTGCCGGTCGGCCAGCGCGTCGGGCACCGGTCCGGTGCCGACCACCTCGGCCTCCGCGTGCCCGTCCGCGTCCAGGCGCCGCGCGGCCCACTTGCGGCCGCCGACGGAGGTCTTGCCGCCGCTGGACTTCTTGGCCACCGGCACCAGCGGCGCCCCCTCCGCGCCGGACTCGGCGCGGGCGACCAGCTTGTAGACCATCGAGGCCGTCGGGTGCCCGGAGCCGGTCACCAGCTGGGTGCCGACGCCGTAGGCGTCCACGGGCGCCGCCGCCAGCGAGGCGATGGCGTACTCGTCCAGGTCCGAGGTCACGACGATCTTGGTCTCCGTAGCGCCCAGCTCGTCGAGCTGCTGGCGCACCCGGTGGGCGACGAGCAGCAGGTCGCCGGAGTCGATGCGCACCGCGCCCAGCTCGGGCCCGGCCACCTCCACGGCCGTGCGGACCGCCTCGGCGACGTCGTAGGTGTCCACCAGGAGCGTGGTGTCCCGGCCCAGCGCATCCACCTGGGCGCGGAAGGCGTCCCGCTCGTTGTCGTGCAGCAGCGTGAAGGCGTGCGCGGAGGTGCCGACGGTGGGGATGTTGTAGCGGAAGCCGGCGGCCAGGTCGGAGGTGGTCGCGAAACCGCCGACGTAGGCCGAGCGGGCGGCGGCCACGGCGGCCAGCTCGTGGGTGCGGCGGGCGCCCATCTCGATCAGCGGGCGCGGTCCGGCGGCGGAGGACATGCGGGAGGCGGCGGCCGCGATCGCGGAGTCGTGGTTGAGGATGGAGAGGATCACCGTCTCCAGCAGCACGCACTCGCCGAAGGTGCCCTCCACCCGCATGATCGGCGAGCCCGGGAAGTACACCTCGCCCTCGGGGTAGCCCCAGATGTCGCCGCTGAACCGGTACTGGGCGAGCCAGTCCAGGGTCTCCTCGTCGACGATGTCCTGCTCGCGCAGGAAACGCAGTACGTCCGCGTCGAAGCGGAAGTTCTCCACCGCGTCCAGCACCCGCCCGGTGCCCGCCACCACGCCGTAGCGGCGGCCGTCCGGCAGCCGCCGGGTGAAGACCTCGAACACGCTCCGCCGCCCGGCCGTACCGGCCTTCAGGGCCGCCCGCAGCATGGTCAGCTCGTACTGGTCCGTGAAGAGCGCCGTCGAGGGGACGTCCACCGGCAGCCCAAGATCCGCTACGTCCACGAAACTTCTCCTAGCCATCACGTGCCGGTTGCCCCCGATGCGGCCGGGGGTCCGGGGGTCGTCCCCCGGTGTAGGCGGCATACGACGGATCGTACCCCCATTTCGTCACTCTGACGATTTCGATGTCCGTCCGGCTCCGGTGACGCCCGCCACAGGCCCGTTTGTGCGGGTGCCCCCCTGTGGTGGCAGCATGGGCTGTGTGACGGCAGCCGCACCCATGGAGATCGAGAAGACCGAGTCGGCGGAGGAGGTCTTCGCCGTACCCGAGCCCGACGTGCCCTGGGTGACGATCGTCCACAACGATCCCGTCAACCTCATGAGCTACGTGACGTACGTCTTCCAGTCGTACTTCGGCTACTCCAAGGACAAGGCCACCAAGCTCATGATGGACGTCCACCACAAGGGCCGGGCGGTCGTCTCCAGCGGCAGCCGGGAGGAGATGGAACGGGACGTACAGGCCATGCACGGCTACGGCCTGTGGGCCACCCTCCAGCAGGACCGGAAATGAGCCCGGAAACGACCCATGCCCGCCCGCAGGACGGAAGCAGCTGAATCGCCTTCATGCCCGGACAATTCGAACCGCTCCCCGGCGGCGGCGCGGCCGTCGCCCTCGACGACGTCGAGATCTCCATCATCCGCTCGCTGGCCGTGCAGCTCCTGGAGCTGATCGGCCCCGGGCCCGCCGAGGACGCCTCCGACGACCCGCTCGCCGAGCTGTTCGCCGAGGGCCCGAGCGAGCCGCCCTCCGACCCGGTGCTGCGCCGCCTGTTCCCGGACGCCTACGGCGACCCCGAGGGCGCCCCGCAGGCCCGGGAGGCCGAGGAGCAGCGGGCGCACTCCGCGGAGTTCCGCCGCTACACCGAGAACGACCTCAGGGCCGGCAAGCGGGACAACGCGCTGGCGGTGGTCCGCACCCTGGACACCCTCTCCTCGGCGTCGGCGGGCGAAGAGGGCGCGGTGCTGAAACTGTCGCCCCAGGAGTCCCAGCAGTGGCTGCGCGCCCTGAACGACCTGCGCCTGGCGATCGGCTCCCGCCTGGAGATCGCCGACGAGGACGACACCGACCTGCTCTACCGGCTCCCGGACGAGGACCCGCGTAAGCCGATGGTGATGGCCTACCTGTGGCTCGGCGGGCTCCAGGAGTCGCTCGTCGCGACCCTTATGCCCTGAACGAGACCGTTTCGCCACTCTCCGTGTCCGCTCAGCGGGGCCTCAAATCCGGATAACGATCCCGTCAAAGCCGCGCCTCCTTTGTCCCGGAGGTGCGGCTTTCGTCCGCTTCTACCTGTGTGACACGTCACAGTCCACCCCTGTGATCAGCGCCGCCGTCGTGGTAAATCTTCACGACCGCCCGGCGAACACCACCCGAATGTTCGGCCGGGTGCGCCACCGAGCCGGCAGACCGCCGGCCAGGCACCGAGCGGGATGTGAGGCCCGCTCAGCTCCATCATCCGGGGGGATCGAGACCCGATCCGCGGCCGAGTCAAGGCCCGGGTCGGCATGGAGAAAGGCGCACCACACATGACCTCTGCGCAGGTCGACACGGACAAGGCCCCCGAAGAGGGCTACGAGCGCGGTCTCAACAGCCGCCAGGTCCAGATGATCGCGATCGGCGGCGCCATCGGCGTCGGTCTCTTCCTGGGCG includes:
- a CDS encoding immune inhibitor A domain-containing protein, producing the protein MTRRSWTFRTAATTVAFAAAAATFSAAGVAQADSPSRPEAVDRHDPSPDKTTRSHDLKGPLSDTQAAQREEALKQVISGNASVKKKDGSNVVQLKSKKGDAKYVELGREKTDKIFTILVEFGDKVDSRYGGDAGPLHNEIAKPNRRTDNSTAWQEDYDQEHFQDLYFGSGKGVNSVKTYYEKQSSGRYSVDGEVSDWVKVPYNEARYGSNKCDPDNCAWYAVQDGVTAWIADQKAAGRTDAQIKSQLTQYDQWDRYDFDGDGDFNEPDGYIDHFQIVHAGEDESAGGGAQGEDAIWAHRWYAFGTDAGATGPADNKLGGTQIGDTGIWVGDYTIQPENGGLGVYAHEYGHDLGLPDHYDTAGGDNSTGFWTLMSSGSWLGTGRNEIGDLPGDMNAWDKLQLGWLNYDTAKAGVNSWHKLGLAEYNTKHKQGLVVELPKEKVTTEIVTPAEGETQWWSGSGNDLKNTLSRSVDLTGKSAASLTLDGWYDIEADYDFLYTEVSTDGGANWTAIDGTFDGKPIQRDGSDKPALSATVDAYGKLVYPLDAYAGKKIDLRFRYQTDGGLAMKGFTADEIAVTADGETLFSDNAETADDAWTAVGFTRKGASFTKEYAQYYIAENRQYVSYDKTLKTGPYNFGFSERPNWVEHYAYQNGLLIWKWDTSQADNNTSQHPGKGLVLPIDSHPTALKWKDGTVMRNRMQAYDSPFSLYRTDGMTLHKADVAKYVPGSKGVSVFNDRKNDYYDPANPTGGVKITDTNTKIKILKEAKNGSTIELEVGPAGR
- a CDS encoding nicotinamidase, which encodes MRRALIVVDVQNDFCEGGSLAVSGGADVAAAITELIGQAPAGYRHVVATRDHHVAPGGHFADNPDYVHSWPAHCVAGTEGVGFHPNFAPAVASGAIDAVFDKGAYAAAYSGFEGADENGTGLAEWLRSREIDEVDVVGIATDHCVRATALDAAREGFRTQVLLDLTAGVAAETTERALEELREAGVELSGKPVVQ
- a CDS encoding nicotinate phosphoribosyltransferase, producing MDVADLGLPVDVPSTALFTDQYELTMLRAALKAGTAGRRSVFEVFTRRLPDGRRYGVVAGTGRVLDAVENFRFDADVLRFLREQDIVDEETLDWLAQYRFSGDIWGYPEGEVYFPGSPIMRVEGTFGECVLLETVILSILNHDSAIAAAASRMSSAAGPRPLIEMGARRTHELAAVAAARSAYVGGFATTSDLAAGFRYNIPTVGTSAHAFTLLHDNERDAFRAQVDALGRDTTLLVDTYDVAEAVRTAVEVAGPELGAVRIDSGDLLLVAHRVRQQLDELGATETKIVVTSDLDEYAIASLAAAPVDAYGVGTQLVTGSGHPTASMVYKLVARAESGAEGAPLVPVAKKSSGGKTSVGGRKWAARRLDADGHAEAEVVGTGPVPDALADRQLLVELVKGGEVVAREPLDAARDRHAAARANLPLSATQLSRGEPVIPTEYAHGGSGS
- the clpS gene encoding ATP-dependent Clp protease adapter ClpS, translated to MGCVTAAAPMEIEKTESAEEVFAVPEPDVPWVTIVHNDPVNLMSYVTYVFQSYFGYSKDKATKLMMDVHHKGRAVVSSGSREEMERDVQAMHGYGLWATLQQDRK
- a CDS encoding DUF2017 domain-containing protein, which gives rise to MPGQFEPLPGGGAAVALDDVEISIIRSLAVQLLELIGPGPAEDASDDPLAELFAEGPSEPPSDPVLRRLFPDAYGDPEGAPQAREAEEQRAHSAEFRRYTENDLRAGKRDNALAVVRTLDTLSSASAGEEGAVLKLSPQESQQWLRALNDLRLAIGSRLEIADEDDTDLLYRLPDEDPRKPMVMAYLWLGGLQESLVATLMP